The genomic stretch ACACTCACCACCTCTCATCACAGCTGTCAGGCAGCAGTGGATGTTCTCTGAGTCACAGCGATAATGTTAGCTGGGTTCCAAACCTGCAATCTTCTAGAGCAGTGGATCTCAACATTTTTGACTCCAAGGCCCCCCATTGTTTAAcacaatattcataatattccatgttttcactgttatatggttaTATGGTATGACGCATCTTctaaagagtacagaatctctggatcaaaacaggCGAAAAAACAGAAACATGCGATAGAAGCATCACTCttgcacatgtaaaataacacaatcatcataaatcaaaactgcctgtATTACCGAAGGAAATGTCGACCCTGAAAATGGTataggactgtgaagctttgggggtgttgatggaagCAATCTACTCTATccatgttttgatcatcattctgaatccaATATGGAcaaagtctttgacaaaaaatgctattttctcagctttttgttcaaaatgttgcttttttatgaaatttaccCACATTCGATgtgttgatatatatataaaaaaaaattaagctagaatagaataaaatgtttttgtttgtttaaaagcagaggctctgctATTTCTTTTGATATACTGCAAGTTCAGATCTTCATACCCCAAAATATATTCTGGgtccatgaaagttttgtgaaaatgatcaaaaatgctgccgctggctggcaactttaaaaattttttttaaaaaacactggcAGAGAAagagttaaaggggacctattatgcaaaattcacttttgcatggtgtttggacataaatgcgtgtttgcagtgtgtgtacacaaccaccctataatgataaaaatccaccccctcctttttttttaatccccataaatcatatgCAGTGTCTCAAAACAaaccgtttccagatccctggcagtgtgacgtcacaaaagccacaggccccgcccacaaatgttgacagacactgccgttttaataTAGAACCGCCCCGAGCGAGTTCATAGCGAGtttacacagtccgccattgctgcactgacgagaacgtctcccaagtgttttaggtgttctgtagctggatggattaatccacatagcgctctccatttactccctaaatctgagccgctgaagacgaggtggattaattttgttttcgaagaaaatgcttcctcaactctaccgaaattcgtttatgtcggcacgaatcatttcacaccggactgctttgtgaagaatgtcaatacaaagggacaatacaaaacatacagtctccagagtgatactcgatacggcagtaatgaaggtgagagcactttattacagttcatcggagttgatttacggatataaagtttaccagtttattaagcatcacccgaaaaggcatagggtctttatatatttgtttactgttagtcgtaacaagtgtttctgtgtactttgcTGTGTAtcttgatgataatgcaagggagagagagagagtttatggataatattttaatgcacacttgcactgttttattaagctcttacagtgattttctagagtgaaaacagatgctttatattttgtgtgaagtacataAACGTTATAAATCTCATCGGTAAactggcttgtactaatataatggataaaaacaagaagacaatataagttataactgtaattgaactaaactatacctgttctatctccatgcagcatatcttcgcagtttctgacattatagtgcgtcctgacttaCTCCTAACACCagagaatgagctcttgaagctccgccctcttaggccaagcacagcagctcatttgcatttaaagggcacacactggaacggcgcgtttttgcttaaccccaaaaagtggcaattttaacatgctataaaaattatctgtggggtattttgagctaaaacttcacatacacactctggggacatcagagacctattttacatcttgtgaatGGGGGCaaaataggtcccctttaaattaattaaacggTGATTTTACAAAATTCAATATTCTGGTTTTCAATAAAATTAGTAGTTATTGGGGTGGTGAGGGGAAGAAATAtgattttgttttacatttggatttgtgtgtgtgtgtgtgtgtgtgtgttgtgttgtgtgtgttgtttttagcattttaattaaattttaattttaattgttctAAAAACACCCTTGTTTATATAGCAATGTTAGgatatgaaattaattttgtgCCGTACCTGccctaatgaaaaaaaatatactaaaatgtatttgaaatacatttgttttgtgCTAAGTACACAACAAAAacctttacatatttatgtgctaaataaaaataccctggCCTGCAACTGTGCTTTTGGTATACTAGACTGGTATCCTTAAGATccgctaaattggaacaactaattttgcaCTTAATGTACTTTAATTGTGtggaagtagtgctgaggtccaactaaagatatactgaagtatattagattgtgctaaagtggaactattgcaagtatactttgggtacactttaaatatcttgcatttaaagactgatattatacaaagttcatacaatccttattaatagtgatattaaaacactttttaggcataatattaagaaatgtgcattgtgcaataaagaaatactccaaattaagtttaattataattttatatcagtaagacttaagtgatatgtcaataaatggatttgaagtatacttagtatgaaataaatgtattttaaattgattttggtATAGGGGTTTTAAGTGAAAAAATTACTGcccataaatatttcttatatgaaactgtaaattatgcatgcattaatttcatttaaaaatgccttatttaatattattaccaATACactattattgtattatttaaatggtaataaaacaACACTGCTTGGAGGAAGAATAAGCGCAGAGCGTCTTACCTTTCTGTCTGCTGAAGCTTTGGAGTAACAAGGGCAGATCAGCCTCTTTCTCTGTGGTTGAACTCACAATACTGCTTGTGCTTTTACTCTCCTTCTCCTGACTGGTGGGCTGCTCTGGAGTCACTGTAGACGTTCCCATTACTGCAGGCCTGGGTTTGGTGGACCAGCTGTCCTCTGGTTGTGGCTTGGGCTTCTCAACAGGCACTTCTTTCtccttttccttttccttttccttctctttttctttctctgtttctctcagGGTGCTGGCTGGGGGGTCGGTGAAGGGAGAGGCCGAGGCGCAGGAGGTTGTGATGGGCTTCGAGGACGTGATGCCTGTGGTCACGGGAGAAGATGTTTCAGGAGGTTTTGGGGCAGAATATTCCTGCTCTCTCTTGGGACTTTCTTCAGAAGCTGATTCGATTAGCAGGTCGCTGTCGAGCTCTGCCTCCCTTTCCTCTCTTAACAGACTGTAAAGTGGCGGGTTGCTGGATTGACCAAATCCCATCTTGGTACCCCCAGATAGCTCAAATGGGTTACTAGCACTGACCTTGTTGGTTTGTGGCTTGTCAAATGGGTTACTAGCTTTATCAGTGGCAGGTGTATAGTTGGTCTGCTCAAATGGGTTGCTTGCTTGACTGAATCCGCCTTTTGCGGGCGGGGTCTTGGATGTCAAGTCGTGTGTCGGTGAATCGGAATCTTCAGCCACTTGCTCAATTTCTGAATCTCCAGACTCATCTCCACTGCCATGAAGGTCTTGATCCCATGGGGATGAGGGTTTGGCTGAACTCTTGATGTCCTGGGCTGCAGGAAGATTGGGTTGAGAGCTGATGCTGCTGGAATCTTGGGTGGAGCTCACAGACTTCATTCCTACAGGCTGGAACAGCACATCAGATGGAGACTCTCGACCTGAAAAAGAGTATTGAGGAAAGTAACGTAAGAATTCAAGAAAGACTAaaatatgacagaaaaaaatctatctatctatctatctatcatactCACCATAACTATGTCTGATGAAGGCCTTGACAATGGCCGAAACGTTTgttttaaaggtagggtaggcaatttttttcattaacaCTTTCTGTTATTCaagttgaaactctcttcacatccaaAAAGCAATCAacaatagaagtggtctaaatactaaatattaaaacaaatattattacatatatcttctgtggaagtctcaggaccaaaaaatgtttgtccaatcggtccgaatgcaatgatacgatgtcctacctgcttgtcaacatatgtatttacatgaacatttatgcatttagcagacatATTTTCATACCTCAGCGCACCCTGCTCAtgcagacatcacacgtcatcagcgtGCTCCgtaaggctatgcagagttgtggAGAGAGTCACCGAGCACCGCAAACTAACAGCAGCTGCCTTTTACAATTCCatctgaaccaaaacaacaaaactatgctgcgttcacgccatgtcgtaaccgtaattacaagatggctctacccggagctgttcatgtcctcagactcggatttaTGAGTTTCtctggcaacactatcaacgccggaatgaatctgcagcagtcaggtggtacaagtcagacctctttaagttgtttacattcattattattgtaacgttatgtgctttgagacatttGGTAATTTAACTCATGACGCTTTGCAGAATCTGCTCTGGCTGTGCGTGACctgtgcgttcatgtgttttaaggaggcgtggctttggagagcgctTTGAAGGAAGGGTGGGACCTAATGTTtccaaagctagcttgctattgctagcctctctgaaattgcctaccctacctttaaaccTTTTCTTTAGTTGGGATgaacttttgattttttggtTGCACCTCTTCAGCTGGTTGAGCATCTCTATTTGACCTTTTTTTGGTATACTTTTTAAATCCAAACTACCTTAAAACTAGACTTGACTTAACTTTGCTTTTCAAGTTAAAAATTAGTTACATGAATTCAGTTAATTCGGTATCCTGTTTGCTACCCCTATTTAAATTCACTTCAAATACCAAAATGGATTTGTAATATAAAAAGCATTCTGAATGGTGTACAACCCTGGTGCATGAAGCAGGTGCATCAGAATTGGGAGGGATCTACCTGTAGGGGAATGATTAGGGGAGTGGTTAGCTGACGAGGCTGCGCTGTCATCCTCTGGTTCTGACAGTGTTACAGTGGGAAGACCCTGCTGACCGAAACTGAGCACGCTCTCTCTCTCGGACATTCCCCCTTGTGGAGACACTCTCACTGGCTGGGTCGTAGCAGTGTGGGACTCTGTTGTCACTGTGATCTTTACAGGACTGGCACTCTGTGGCGTTTCCATCCTACGGTACGATCGGTAATCTGCCATCTCTTCGTCCGAAGGATCCTCCACGTATGGAAACGCGTGCTGCCCGCCGGCCGATCCCTGACTGTTCTTCACCTCTGTATCTTCAGATCCAAGAGGGCTCTTCTCCAAATAGCGACCCAGATCGAAGGGGTCGTGGCTGGATTCCTTACTTTCTTTTTCGTGAATCTTAGGCTTGAAGTCCTGGATGTCATCTTCGTCttcgtcatcatcatcttcgTCATCTCCATAGCCAGACATTGGAGGCTGCTGCTTGTTTTTGACATTGCCCACACTACCAAAATCACAGAGATCGTCCCCCATGTCCATGTAGCTGTAATGGTCGGTCTTGTGTGAACCCTGCAGGGTCGTCTGATGGTCTGAGGGGTCACCTGGGGTCATGCCGATTCCAGAGTCGGTTCCAGTGGGAGCAGGTGGAGAACGGTTGCCCTCAGAGGAGAAGAGAGAGGCACCATCATTAAAAGGATTGGAGGAGGACTTTGAGGACAGAAGAGAGGTGTACAGATCACCCTCTCCTGATGATGACTTCATAAACATGTCAGACAGAGAGTCACctagagaaaaagagagacaaCATATGTTATTAGTAATGGAAATCGATAACTGGACTCAAATGATTTTTGAATGTTTGTTTCCAAGATTGTGTGCAGTTTTCTGCTGatacacacaaaacaccatACTAAAACACTAAGTGTTTGGAGACTTAAAGGATGTTTGTTCATATGATAATGTGCATTCAAAGATATAAATTCAAAAATTCAGAGTTTTCGTTGTAGTAAACACCTATTCAGACCCAAAAGGGGAAACAAATAATATGACCATGCTTTAGTTCCTTTTTAAATGCAGCCATAAATGATAATCAATGAAAATAATTACCATCATAAATCATTCATCCTAGGATTTACGTGGTTTAAAGATAATATTGAATATAAAAGTTAGAATTATGCCA from Ctenopharyngodon idella isolate HZGC_01 chromosome 13, HZGC01, whole genome shotgun sequence encodes the following:
- the rtn1a gene encoding reticulon-1a isoform X2; this translates as MSANSSEGPGLDGKWFEEDEEKNGMFGSAGPRFDEMRDDLHAPKQQFHPFEGSGVAMETASTGDSLSDMFMKSSSGEGDLYTSLLSSKSSSNPFNDGASLFSSEGNRSPPAPTGTDSGIGMTPGDPSDHQTTLQGSHKTDHYSYMDMGDDLCDFGSVGNVKNKQQPPMSGYGDDEDDDDEDEDDIQDFKPKIHEKESKESSHDPFDLGRYLEKSPLGSEDTEVKNSQGSAGGQHAFPYVEDPSDEEMADYRSYRRMETPQSASPVKITVTTESHTATTQPVRVSPQGGMSERESVLSFGQQGLPTVTLSEPEDDSAASSANHSPNHSPTGRESPSDVLFQPVGMKSVSSTQDSSSISSQPNLPAAQDIKSSAKPSSPWDQDLHGSGDESGDSEIEQVAEDSDSPTHDLTSKTPPAKGGFSQASNPFEQTNYTPATDKASNPFDKPQTNKVSASNPFELSGGTKMGFGQSSNPPLYSLLREEREAELDSDLLIESASEESPKREQEYSAPKPPETSSPVTTGITSSKPITTSCASASPFTDPPASTLRETEKEKEKEKEKEKEKEVPVEKPKPQPEDSWSTKPRPAVMGTSTVTPEQPTSQEKESKSTSSIVSSTTEKEADLPLLLQSFSRQKVVDLLHWRDLKQSGLVFGSVLLLLFSLTQFSVVSVIAYLALAVLSATISFRVYKSVLQAVQKTDEGHPFKNYLEVEIALSADQISKYVDKTQLYINSTLKELRRLFLVQDLVDSIKFAVLMWLLTYVGALFNGLTLLILAVVSMFSVPVVYEKYQTQIDQYLGLVRTQVNSIMGKIREKVPGAKKKE
- the rtn1a gene encoding reticulon-1a isoform X1, with translation MSANSSEGPGLDGKWFEEDEEKNGMFGSAGPRFDEMRDDLHAPKQQFHPFEGSGVAMETASTGDSLSDMFMKSSSGEGDLYTSLLSSKSSSNPFNDGASLFSSEGNRSPPAPTGTDSGIGMTPGDPSDHQTTLQGSHKTDHYSYMDMGDDLCDFGSVGNVKNKQQPPMSGYGDDEDDDDEDEDDIQDFKPKIHEKESKESSHDPFDLGRYLEKSPLGSEDTEVKNSQGSAGGQHAFPYVEDPSDEEMADYRSYRRMETPQSASPVKITVTTESHTATTQPVRVSPQGGMSERESVLSFGQQGLPTVTLSEPEDDSAASSANHSPNHSPTGRESPSDVLFQPVGMKSVSSTQDSSSISSQPNLPAAQDIKSSAKPSSPWDQDLHGSGDESGDSEIEQVAEDSDSPTHDLTSKTPPAKGGFSQASNPFEQTNYTPATDKASNPFDKPQTNKVSASNPFELSGGTKMGFGQSSNPPLYSLLREEREAELDSDLLIESASEESPKREQEYSAPKPPETSSPVTTGITSSKPITTSCASASPFTDPPASTLRETEKEKEKEKEKEKEKEVPVEKPKPQPEDSWSTKPRPAVMGTSTVTPEQPTSQEKESKSTSSIVSSTTEKEADLPLLLQSFSRQKVMGGSVVDLLHWRDLKQSGLVFGSVLLLLFSLTQFSVVSVIAYLALAVLSATISFRVYKSVLQAVQKTDEGHPFKNYLEVEIALSADQISKYVDKTQLYINSTLKELRRLFLVQDLVDSIKFAVLMWLLTYVGALFNGLTLLILAVVSMFSVPVVYEKYQTQIDQYLGLVRTQVNSIMGKIREKVPGAKKKE